In bacterium, a single window of DNA contains:
- a CDS encoding rhodanese-like domain-containing protein → MTEKIDTHQIHEEVKAGNAYLLDVRSKEEFAEFSLPNSINLSVEDIEYGKVPNVPRDSKIYAYCMSGARSEKAVRLLKLMDFTNIVNAGGIISLI, encoded by the coding sequence ATGACAGAAAAAATTGATACACATCAAATACACGAGGAAGTGAAGGCTGGTAATGCATATCTTTTGGATGTGAGATCAAAGGAAGAGTTTGCAGAGTTTTCACTGCCAAATTCAATCAACCTAAGTGTTGAAGATATTGAATATGGGAAGGTTCCAAATGTGCCTAGAGATTCTAAAATCTATGCTTACTGTATGTCTGGTGCAAGATCAGAGAAAGCTGTGCGTTTATTAAAATTAATGGATTTTACTAATATTGTTAATGCAGGAGGAATCATCAGCTTAATCTAG
- a CDS encoding RNA polymerase sigma factor, giving the protein MDDISKKTDGELVELLIASKHGAMSVLIDRYQAPLSRYLKRIGVYKDEDMEDLLQDVFIKIYKNINSFNKDLSFSSWIYRISHNEAISFFRHNKARPEGNMIDDSEEIIFRIEDENIDLVQEIDEKINSKLLGKAILEIDQKYRDVLVLRYFEDRDYENISDILQIPTGSVATLIRRAKQRLGVKLKHLENSIQK; this is encoded by the coding sequence ATGGACGATATCTCAAAAAAAACAGATGGCGAGCTAGTAGAACTACTTATTGCGTCAAAACATGGAGCTATGTCTGTTTTAATTGACAGATATCAAGCCCCACTTTCAAGGTACCTTAAGCGAATTGGTGTTTATAAGGATGAGGATATGGAAGATCTTCTTCAGGATGTTTTCATAAAAATTTATAAAAATATAAACTCTTTCAATAAGGACCTTTCTTTTTCTTCTTGGATTTACAGAATATCTCACAATGAGGCTATCTCATTTTTTAGGCACAATAAGGCGAGACCGGAAGGTAACATGATTGACGATAGCGAGGAAATTATCTTTAGAATTGAAGATGAAAATATCGATTTGGTTCAGGAAATTGATGAAAAAATAAATTCCAAATTATTAGGTAAGGCAATTTTAGAAATCGATCAGAAATATAGAGACGTTCTAGTCCTCAGATACTTTGAAGACAGAGACTATGAAAATATATCTGACATTTTACAAATTCCAACAGGTTCGGTCGCAACACTTATCCGAAGGGCCAAACAGAGATTGGGGGTTAAATTAAAACATCTTGAAAATTCGATTCAAAAATAA